A single Bacillus sp. OxB-1 DNA region contains:
- the rimI gene encoding ribosomal protein S18-alanine N-acetyltransferase, which produces METSNLQHIEYRKMTREDIPAVVAIEEEAFATPWSPEVFEHEMTGNQYAHYIVAVHEEDVIGHCGMWIVLDECHITNVAVRVHMRGNHIGEGLMRQAIAYCKEKAVRLMTLEVRVSNHTAQNLYRKLGFQEGGIRKNYYTDDHEDALVMWVEFE; this is translated from the coding sequence ATGGAAACAAGTAACCTTCAACATATCGAATATCGGAAAATGACACGGGAGGATATTCCTGCTGTTGTGGCCATTGAGGAAGAAGCATTTGCCACTCCTTGGTCCCCGGAAGTGTTTGAGCACGAGATGACGGGCAATCAATACGCCCATTATATTGTCGCCGTCCATGAAGAGGACGTAATCGGGCATTGTGGAATGTGGATCGTGCTGGATGAATGCCATATTACCAATGTGGCGGTCCGCGTGCATATGAGAGGCAACCATATCGGGGAAGGGCTGATGCGACAAGCCATCGCCTATTGTAAGGAGAAGGCTGTTCGATTGATGACATTGGAAGTGCGGGTGTCGAATCATACAGCCCAAAATCTTTATAGAAAGCTTGGTTTCCAAGAAGGCGGCATACGAAAAAACTATTATACGGACGACCATGAAGATGCGCTCGTCATGTGGGTGGAATTTGAATGA
- the tsaB gene encoding tRNA (adenosine(37)-N6)-threonylcarbamoyltransferase complex dimerization subunit type 1 TsaB → MIWLGIDTSNTPLSIALVKDGEVLIEENATLPVTHSLRAMPVIEELVGKAGLTPDTIDRIAVSEGPGSYTGIRIGVTIAKTLAWTLDKPLVGVSSLKTLAANGQLFPNLVCPLVDARRNNVYSGVFQFEQGKLTALMDDGHYPLEELLSFLEEQSVPVLFIGKDTALHRTRIEERLGEFASFAPLALNIPRASVLIELAMREEQSEEVHTFVPEYRRLAEAEVNWLKEQQHGNK, encoded by the coding sequence ATGATCTGGCTAGGTATCGATACCTCGAATACCCCCTTATCCATTGCACTTGTAAAGGACGGGGAAGTGCTTATTGAAGAAAATGCCACGCTGCCTGTGACGCATTCCTTGCGGGCGATGCCGGTCATTGAGGAGTTAGTGGGGAAAGCGGGGTTGACCCCGGATACGATTGATCGCATAGCGGTTTCTGAAGGTCCTGGCTCTTATACGGGTATCCGGATCGGTGTCACGATTGCGAAGACCCTTGCATGGACATTGGACAAACCACTTGTCGGAGTATCCAGTTTGAAAACGCTCGCTGCTAATGGGCAGCTGTTCCCTAACTTGGTTTGTCCGTTGGTGGATGCGCGTAGGAACAATGTCTATTCAGGTGTATTCCAGTTTGAGCAAGGTAAGCTGACTGCCCTCATGGATGATGGCCACTATCCATTGGAGGAGCTGCTGTCCTTTTTGGAAGAGCAATCGGTTCCTGTCCTATTTATCGGAAAGGATACAGCTCTGCATCGAACGAGGATAGAGGAGCGTTTAGGCGAATTCGCTTCATTTGCCCCACTGGCCTTGAATATACCTCGAGCCTCTGTTCTCATTGAACTGGCAATGCGGGAAGAACAATCAGAGGAAGTTCATACGTTTGTTCCTGAGTACCGTCGTCTTGCCGAGGCAGAAGTGAATTGGCTGAAGGAGCAGCAACATGGAAACAAGTAA
- the tsaE gene encoding tRNA (adenosine(37)-N6)-threonylcarbamoyltransferase complex ATPase subunit type 1 TsaE, with product MIKEIEVHSVQETEAIAERLASLLAPPDVILLEGDLGAGKTTFTKALARALGVTRTVNSPTFTILKQYEGRHPLNHLDVYRLADSEEDLGWDELFYGDAISVVEWAHLIEDDLPSDRLEIRIAHKGEESRTITLKPIGARYEKICEELAL from the coding sequence ATGATAAAGGAAATTGAAGTACACTCTGTCCAGGAGACGGAAGCGATTGCCGAGCGGTTGGCCTCTCTTCTTGCCCCTCCGGATGTCATTTTATTGGAAGGTGATTTGGGCGCCGGGAAGACTACGTTTACGAAGGCGTTAGCCAGAGCGCTTGGCGTCACCCGGACGGTCAATAGTCCGACTTTCACGATACTGAAACAGTATGAAGGACGGCATCCGCTTAATCATCTGGATGTATATCGGTTAGCGGATAGCGAAGAGGATCTAGGTTGGGACGAATTATTTTATGGCGATGCCATTTCGGTTGTGGAATGGGCGCATCTCATCGAAGACGATCTGCCATCTGACCGACTGGAAATCCGGATTGCCCACAAAGGGGAAGAATCCCGCACCATTACATTGAAGCCTATAGGGGCCCGTTATGAAAAGATTTGTGAGGAGTTGGCATTATGA
- a CDS encoding SprT family protein: MTEEKLQMMIKTISTEVFGKSFRHAARINSRLRTTGGRYKLSDHSIEINPLVWEMHGEDELIGVIKHELCHYHLHIEGRGYRHGDQDFRELMKKTDSPRYCKTLVEPRRRRTTLHFYKCTNCHLSYRRKRRMDPKKYRCGKCAGAIVEVPS; the protein is encoded by the coding sequence ATGACAGAAGAAAAATTGCAAATGATGATCAAAACCATCTCCACGGAAGTTTTCGGCAAATCATTTCGCCACGCAGCCCGGATCAATAGCCGATTACGGACGACAGGTGGACGGTATAAACTATCCGACCATTCCATCGAAATCAATCCGCTCGTTTGGGAAATGCACGGGGAGGACGAGTTAATCGGCGTCATCAAACACGAGCTTTGCCATTATCATCTTCATATAGAAGGGAGAGGCTATCGACACGGCGATCAAGATTTTCGGGAATTGATGAAGAAGACGGATTCCCCACGCTATTGCAAAACACTGGTAGAGCCGAGAAGGCGACGAACAACACTGCACTTTTACAAATGCACCAATTGCCATCTGTCTTATAGAAGGAAACGGAGAATGGATCCGAAAAAGTATCGCTGCGGTAAATGTGCAGGAGCCATCGTCGAAGTCCCCTCATAG
- a CDS encoding Tex family protein, producing MTKQIAKATAERAGIRLGQVEKVIALLEEGNTVPFIARYRKEETGSLDEVQIKEVEDSYHYVRTLEQRKEEVIRLIEEQGKLDDELKKSIEEASVLQRVEDLYRPFKQKRRTRAMAAIEKGLEPLADALLSFSAEVPEKLAEPFVDEGKEILTVEEALAGARDIIAERVADDAAIREKVRDRTWAGGTIISAVRKEAVDERNVYGNYYEYEEPLKKIVPHRVLALNRGEKEEVLRVTISFPTDQIVVDLERQVIRKPGSPTADQVKEAVGDAFKRLIAPSVEREIRAALTEKAEEQAIHVFSENLKSLLLQPPLKGRVVLGVDPAFRTGCKLAVVDETGKLLEIGVIYPHPPKPDKEKSKRTILALLEKYPISLIAIGNGTASRETELFIADCIQEAPSPVSYVIVNEAGASVYSASAQAREEFPELQVEQRSAVSIARRLQDPLSELVKIDPGSVGVGQYQHDVSKKRLAESLSFVVETAVNRVGVNVNTASSSLLQYVAGLSKTVAENIVKAREENGLFMKRGQLKKVPRLGAKTYEQAIGFLRVPEAADPFDSTGIHPESYPLAEKVLQEAGVDKKSIGKKEAAESIAAIDSKALAVKLGVGEVTLKDIIEILQRPNRDPREDYPQPLLKANVLDMDDLVKGMEMQGTVRNVVDFGAFVDIGVKGDGLVHISKMKKGYVKHPLDVVSSGDIVTVWVDGVDKEKGRISLTMLPPGLKEG from the coding sequence TTGACAAAGCAGATAGCCAAGGCAACGGCCGAAAGGGCAGGCATCCGCCTGGGACAAGTGGAAAAAGTGATCGCGTTATTGGAGGAGGGGAATACCGTCCCTTTCATTGCCCGGTACAGGAAAGAGGAAACGGGTTCATTAGATGAAGTGCAGATCAAAGAGGTGGAAGATTCCTACCATTACGTAAGAACGCTTGAGCAACGGAAGGAAGAGGTCATCCGCTTGATCGAGGAACAGGGCAAGCTGGATGATGAATTGAAGAAATCGATCGAGGAAGCGTCCGTTCTTCAACGGGTGGAAGATCTGTATCGGCCGTTCAAACAGAAAAGACGAACCCGGGCTATGGCCGCGATTGAGAAAGGGTTGGAACCGCTCGCGGATGCCTTACTGTCATTTTCCGCAGAGGTCCCGGAAAAGTTGGCAGAGCCTTTTGTAGATGAAGGGAAGGAAATACTGACTGTAGAAGAAGCATTGGCGGGAGCGCGGGACATCATCGCCGAGCGGGTGGCGGATGATGCCGCTATTCGGGAGAAGGTCCGCGACCGGACGTGGGCCGGTGGAACGATTATCTCAGCAGTACGCAAAGAGGCGGTTGATGAACGGAATGTCTACGGTAATTATTATGAATATGAAGAACCATTGAAAAAGATCGTGCCCCATCGGGTTCTCGCTTTGAACCGGGGAGAAAAAGAAGAGGTGCTTCGAGTCACAATTTCTTTTCCCACCGACCAAATTGTTGTAGATCTCGAACGTCAAGTGATCCGCAAGCCCGGTTCCCCGACTGCGGATCAAGTGAAAGAGGCGGTCGGCGATGCCTTCAAACGATTGATTGCCCCGTCGGTGGAACGGGAAATCCGGGCAGCTTTGACTGAAAAGGCCGAAGAACAGGCCATTCATGTATTCTCGGAAAACTTGAAAAGCCTGCTCTTGCAACCGCCTCTAAAAGGGAGGGTGGTGCTTGGAGTGGATCCAGCTTTCCGGACCGGCTGTAAACTGGCTGTTGTCGATGAAACAGGGAAGCTGCTCGAAATCGGCGTCATCTATCCGCATCCACCGAAACCCGATAAGGAAAAGTCGAAACGCACCATTCTGGCCCTATTGGAGAAATACCCGATTTCGTTGATCGCCATCGGGAACGGGACAGCTTCGCGGGAGACGGAATTGTTCATAGCAGATTGCATCCAGGAAGCACCTTCCCCGGTATCCTATGTCATCGTGAATGAAGCGGGGGCGAGTGTGTATTCGGCCTCAGCCCAGGCGCGGGAAGAATTTCCGGAACTTCAGGTCGAGCAGCGAAGCGCGGTTTCCATTGCGCGCAGACTGCAAGATCCATTATCGGAACTTGTGAAAATCGATCCGGGTTCGGTCGGAGTTGGCCAGTACCAGCATGACGTCTCCAAAAAGCGTTTGGCGGAATCCCTGTCATTCGTCGTGGAAACAGCGGTTAACCGAGTGGGAGTCAACGTGAATACTGCATCTTCTTCCTTACTGCAATATGTGGCGGGCCTGTCGAAGACGGTTGCGGAGAACATAGTGAAAGCCCGAGAGGAAAATGGCCTTTTTATGAAACGGGGACAATTGAAGAAAGTACCGCGCTTAGGGGCGAAAACATATGAACAGGCCATTGGATTCTTAAGAGTGCCGGAAGCAGCTGATCCGTTTGATTCAACAGGTATTCACCCCGAAAGCTATCCATTGGCCGAGAAAGTACTGCAAGAAGCGGGCGTCGATAAAAAGTCGATCGGCAAAAAAGAGGCAGCCGAATCGATCGCGGCAATAGACAGCAAAGCATTGGCCGTTAAACTCGGAGTGGGTGAAGTAACATTAAAGGATATTATTGAAATATTGCAGCGACCGAATCGGGATCCGCGGGAGGATTATCCTCAGCCATTATTGAAAGCGAATGTACTGGATATGGATGATTTGGTGAAAGGGATGGAAATGCAAGGAACCGTCCGGAATGTAGTCGACTTCGGAGCCTTTGTCGATATCGGCGTAAAGGGAGACGGCCTTGTCCATATATCTAAAATGAAAAAAGGATACGTCAAACATCCGCTCGACGTCGTATCATCCGGTGATATCGTAACGGTATGGGTCGACGGGGTAGATAAGGAGAAGGGCCGCATTTCATTGACCATGCTGCCTCCCGGATTAAAAGAGGGATAA
- a CDS encoding PP2C family serine/threonine-protein phosphatase — METFVNDHVEAYIYQQAKNGNHISGDAYFVHSEDDYFICAIADGLGNGPIAHQSAQVIPDILKEFHHETVDELLMRCNMKMMHKRGAAVAIVKVDYTTKTIHYSCVGNVRFYVLQDQVNMIYPLPVMGYLSGKPQNLKMHQCEYRNGDLFILHSDGVDLKSPKSCLKNSKEPYRLYQNVLPSINHNDDATFIAGRLLL, encoded by the coding sequence GTGGAAACCTTTGTCAATGACCATGTGGAGGCCTACATCTATCAGCAAGCGAAAAATGGGAATCATATTTCGGGAGATGCGTATTTCGTCCACTCGGAAGATGATTATTTCATTTGCGCGATTGCCGATGGATTGGGGAACGGGCCGATTGCCCACCAATCGGCCCAAGTCATCCCTGACATTTTAAAAGAGTTTCATCATGAGACAGTCGATGAGTTATTAATGCGCTGCAACATGAAAATGATGCACAAACGCGGGGCGGCTGTTGCGATTGTGAAAGTGGATTACACGACAAAAACGATCCATTATAGCTGCGTCGGAAATGTCCGTTTCTATGTGTTGCAGGACCAAGTGAATATGATCTACCCGCTGCCGGTCATGGGGTATCTATCCGGAAAGCCGCAAAATTTGAAGATGCACCAATGCGAGTACCGGAATGGCGATTTGTTTATCCTCCATTCTGACGGAGTCGACTTAAAGAGTCCAAAGTCCTGCTTGAAAAATAGCAAAGAACCGTATCGGCTGTATCAAAATGTTTTGCCGTCTATCAATCATAATGACGATGCCACCTTTATAGCGGGACGCCTGCTTCTTTAG
- the sigB gene encoding RNA polymerase sigma factor SigB, protein MSKEQSPRNTGTKEQVLQWLKDFQENNDEEAQTNLVLHYERLVHSIARKYSSGKPYYEDIVQVGMLGLLGAIRRYDSEFGKSFEAFAVPTIIGEIKRFLRDKTWAVHVPRRIKELGPRIKATVETLTTELQRSPLVSEIAEYLEVDEESVLEAMEMGRSYQALSMDHTLEADSEGGTVTLFDIIGSTDGGYEKTDQRMIVANALNVLTERERQIIQYTYIEQLSQKEAGERLGISQMHVSRLQRKAIKKLQEAILSIGGAS, encoded by the coding sequence ATGTCGAAAGAACAATCTCCTCGTAACACGGGAACGAAAGAACAAGTACTCCAGTGGCTCAAAGACTTCCAGGAAAACAACGATGAAGAAGCTCAGACGAATCTTGTCCTTCATTATGAACGCTTGGTGCATTCCATTGCACGGAAGTATTCGAGCGGCAAACCCTATTATGAAGATATCGTCCAAGTCGGCATGCTTGGATTATTAGGGGCGATCCGCCGGTACGATTCCGAGTTCGGAAAAAGTTTCGAAGCGTTTGCGGTCCCGACAATCATCGGGGAGATTAAGCGATTCCTGCGTGATAAGACATGGGCGGTGCATGTGCCGCGGCGTATCAAGGAATTGGGACCCCGCATCAAAGCAACCGTCGAAACATTGACGACCGAACTGCAACGATCTCCTTTGGTGAGCGAGATTGCCGAATATTTGGAGGTCGATGAAGAGTCTGTGCTGGAAGCGATGGAAATGGGCAGAAGTTATCAAGCCCTCTCCATGGATCATACGTTGGAAGCCGATTCCGAAGGTGGGACGGTCACTCTGTTCGATATTATCGGGTCGACCGATGGCGGATATGAAAAGACGGATCAGCGCATGATCGTCGCCAACGCGCTCAATGTCTTGACAGAAAGGGAAAGGCAAATCATTCAATATACATATATTGAACAGTTAAGCCAGAAAGAGGCGGGAGAACGCCTCGGCATTTCACAAATGCACGTTTCCAGACTCCAGCGAAAAGCGATTAAGAAATTGCAAGAAGCCATATTGTCAATTGGTGGTGCATCATAG
- the rsbW gene encoding anti-sigma B factor RsbW, which translates to MQPYDYIEIRVPAKAQYVGVARLTISGLASRLGFTYDEIEDLKIASSEAITNAVQHAYEEDEEGEVIVGCALFEDRMEIMVADHGKSFDFDEMKKHIGPYGEQEEVQFLREGGLGLYLMETLMDSVQIHQKEGVTVFMTKYLGRERGEEDVERTISS; encoded by the coding sequence ATGCAACCGTATGATTATATCGAAATCCGTGTGCCGGCGAAGGCGCAATATGTGGGTGTCGCCCGTTTGACGATATCAGGGCTTGCCAGCCGCCTTGGCTTTACATATGACGAAATCGAGGATTTGAAAATTGCCTCGAGTGAAGCGATCACCAATGCAGTCCAGCATGCCTACGAGGAAGATGAAGAAGGTGAAGTAATCGTCGGCTGCGCCTTATTCGAAGACCGGATGGAAATTATGGTGGCGGACCACGGGAAAAGCTTTGATTTTGATGAGATGAAAAAACATATAGGACCTTACGGCGAGCAGGAGGAGGTACAATTTCTCCGAGAAGGTGGATTAGGCCTGTATTTGATGGAGACGCTAATGGATAGCGTACAAATCCATCAGAAAGAAGGTGTCACGGTCTTCATGACCAAATATCTCGGTAGAGAGCGAGGGGAAGAGGATGTCGAAAGAACAATCTCCTCGTAA
- a CDS encoding anti-sigma factor antagonist (This anti-anti-sigma factor, or anti-sigma factor antagonist, belongs to a family that includes characterized members SpoIIAA, RsbV, RsfA, and RsfB.) — MTLQVELLENDSVHCFKIVGEIDAFTAPVLRERLASIDIAEGMQTELDLAEVDYMDSMGLGVFVGFYKTVKANGGHMKITGVNARLKRLFDITGLVEVMDIVEESGDRDATV, encoded by the coding sequence ATGACTTTACAAGTTGAGTTGCTGGAAAATGATAGTGTTCATTGCTTTAAGATCGTAGGAGAGATTGATGCCTTCACGGCGCCTGTGTTAAGGGAGCGTCTTGCATCTATTGATATAGCTGAAGGAATGCAAACCGAATTGGATTTAGCTGAAGTGGATTATATGGACAGCATGGGTCTCGGAGTGTTTGTCGGTTTCTATAAGACTGTCAAAGCGAATGGAGGCCATATGAAAATTACTGGTGTCAATGCCCGTTTGAAAAGGCTTTTCGATATAACTGGGTTGGTGGAAGTGATGGACATCGTAGAAGAAAGTGGGGACCGAGATGCAACCGTATGA
- a CDS encoding PP2C family protein-serine/threonine phosphatase: protein MPKEVGKQYRALLKQYINNQSEEGLYFGQQFSRKFIEKSIAPEEVISMHKTGVEELFPDLPDELMLTYDFLIEMMIHYGLALQEHQSLIRKQEEIRVEMNLATKVQDTLLKTKLPDVKGLDIGYLTMPAKQMSGDYIYFLNEASNEACVAVADVIGKGIPAALCMSMVKFGMDSLRKENTNPHHVLDIVNRIVEKSVDDSMFISMFYGKYDADRSVFSYASAGHEPALLFKAADRSFMELDAKGLLLGVQPNVVYEEHSVELEIGDIIVIMTDGVTEARTEDGFIDQTEIQAMIGEMSEASAQEIADTVYDKLVSLQNFILHDDFTIVIIKKINDVLNDDDQGK from the coding sequence ATGCCCAAAGAGGTGGGGAAACAATATAGGGCCCTTTTGAAGCAATATATAAATAATCAGAGCGAAGAGGGCCTGTACTTTGGTCAACAGTTTAGCAGGAAGTTTATCGAGAAGAGCATTGCTCCGGAAGAAGTCATCAGCATGCATAAGACAGGGGTGGAGGAATTATTCCCGGACCTTCCTGACGAGTTGATGCTGACATATGATTTCCTCATTGAGATGATGATTCATTATGGACTTGCCTTGCAGGAACATCAAAGCCTTATCCGGAAACAGGAAGAAATCCGGGTGGAGATGAATCTGGCCACCAAAGTCCAGGACACTTTATTGAAAACGAAACTACCGGATGTGAAAGGGTTGGACATCGGTTATTTGACGATGCCGGCCAAGCAGATGAGTGGGGATTATATCTATTTCCTGAATGAGGCAAGCAACGAAGCTTGTGTGGCTGTTGCCGATGTCATCGGGAAAGGGATTCCCGCTGCGCTTTGCATGTCGATGGTCAAATTCGGCATGGACAGCTTGCGGAAAGAGAATACCAATCCGCACCATGTGTTGGATATTGTCAACCGGATTGTTGAGAAGAGCGTGGATGATTCGATGTTCATCTCCATGTTCTACGGAAAATACGATGCTGACCGCTCGGTTTTTTCGTACGCCTCGGCGGGGCACGAACCGGCCCTGCTATTCAAGGCGGCGGACCGCTCATTTATGGAACTTGACGCAAAAGGACTTTTGCTGGGGGTCCAGCCGAATGTCGTTTATGAGGAGCATTCCGTTGAGCTGGAGATCGGTGATATTATTGTTATCATGACGGATGGTGTGACGGAAGCGCGGACGGAAGATGGGTTCATCGATCAAACGGAAATCCAAGCGATGATCGGAGAAATGAGCGAAGCGTCTGCCCAGGAAATCGCGGATACCGTTTATGACAAGCTTGTCAGTCTTCAAAACTTTATTCTCCATGACGATTTTACGATAGTCATAATTAAAAAGATAAATGACGTTTTAAATGATGATGACCAGGGTAAATAA
- a CDS encoding anti-sigma regulatory factor has protein sequence MNHRSSVDIYTEWDIVAARQLGRKEAKQIGFGTVDQARITTAISELARNIYLYAGKGRIEIEIAAAGGSVGMLIIASDEGPGIPDVRKVMEDGFSTSGGLGAGMPGVKRLMDEFKVETEPGVGTVITATKWLR, from the coding sequence ATGAATCACCGGTCTTCTGTGGATATATACACGGAATGGGATATTGTTGCTGCGCGACAGTTAGGCCGGAAAGAAGCGAAGCAAATTGGTTTCGGGACAGTCGATCAGGCGCGCATTACAACAGCGATAAGTGAATTGGCAAGAAATATCTATTTATACGCGGGCAAAGGCAGAATAGAAATAGAGATAGCAGCCGCTGGAGGTTCCGTGGGGATGCTTATTATCGCGTCTGATGAAGGACCGGGAATTCCAGATGTCCGTAAAGTGATGGAAGATGGGTTCTCCACTTCCGGAGGTCTTGGAGCCGGCATGCCGGGTGTCAAGAGATTGATGGATGAATTCAAAGTGGAAACGGAACCTGGCGTGGGTACAGTGATTACTGCAACCAAATGGCTCCGGTAA
- a CDS encoding STAS domain-containing protein: MNMRIPILKLDDTLIVSIQWELDDQKALQFQEDLLVKLYETSARGVVIDLTPIDFIDSFIAKVLGDVISMSGLMGAKVVITGIQPAVAITLIELGIRLEDVMTALDLENGLKKLQKELEA, translated from the coding sequence ATGAATATGCGCATACCGATTTTAAAACTGGATGATACACTCATCGTGTCCATCCAATGGGAACTGGACGATCAGAAGGCACTGCAATTTCAAGAAGACTTGTTGGTCAAACTATATGAGACTTCCGCGAGGGGAGTAGTCATCGACTTGACTCCGATTGACTTTATCGATTCATTCATCGCAAAAGTGTTGGGGGATGTCATCAGCATGTCCGGCCTGATGGGAGCTAAAGTTGTCATTACGGGTATACAACCCGCCGTTGCTATTACGCTAATTGAGCTCGGCATTCGTTTGGAGGACGTCATGACAGCACTGGATCTCGAAAACGGATTGAAAAAACTTCAAAAAGAACTGGAGGCCTGA
- a CDS encoding STAS domain-containing protein: protein MNKTMIVAIRKNMDEIIEQWQEEMKDEKGERFFHFMPTDLINKTSKEFAELMTSNIAEVDSVNPEKLANFTEKVVRFGWSIKFVNKAIDNFMATTFKILEEHGVIGNDNMRDHIRLFLNWINPLRESMIEAYSTEWERTVSLQRIALQELSASLIPVFEKISVMPLVGTIDTERAKLIMENLLDGVVKQRAEVVLLDITGVPVVDTMVAHHIIQAADAVRLVGAKCMLVGIRPEIAQTIVTLGINLNEFTTTSTLQRGMQEALALTNRSIVEVEE from the coding sequence ATGAATAAGACAATGATAGTGGCAATCCGGAAGAACATGGATGAGATAATTGAACAATGGCAGGAAGAGATGAAAGATGAAAAAGGCGAGCGCTTTTTTCACTTCATGCCGACAGATTTAATAAATAAGACAAGTAAAGAGTTTGCTGAATTGATGACGTCGAATATCGCGGAAGTGGACTCGGTCAATCCTGAAAAGTTGGCGAATTTCACAGAAAAAGTGGTCCGTTTCGGATGGTCCATCAAATTTGTCAATAAAGCGATCGACAATTTCATGGCAACGACCTTCAAAATTCTAGAGGAGCATGGAGTTATCGGGAATGACAATATGCGGGACCATATCCGGCTATTCCTGAATTGGATCAATCCGCTTCGGGAAAGTATGATCGAAGCCTATTCCACGGAATGGGAACGGACGGTCAGTTTGCAGAGGATTGCATTGCAGGAGCTGTCCGCCTCTCTCATTCCCGTATTTGAAAAAATATCAGTCATGCCGCTCGTCGGTACGATCGATACGGAACGGGCCAAGCTGATTATGGAGAACTTGCTGGACGGTGTTGTGAAACAGCGGGCGGAAGTGGTCCTGCTGGATATTACGGGCGTTCCTGTCGTAGATACTATGGTTGCGCATCATATTATCCAAGCGGCGGACGCGGTACGGCTTGTCGGGGCAAAATGCATGTTAGTCGGAATTAGACCTGAAATCGCCCAGACGATTGTGACCCTTGGTATCAATCTTAATGAATTTACAACAACCAGCACGCTGCAGCGTGGGATGCAGGAGGCACTGGCACTGACAAACCGAAGCATAGTGGAGGTTGAAGAATGA
- a CDS encoding type II toxin-antitoxin system PemK/MazF family toxin has product MAIKRGDVFFADLSPVVGSEQGGTRPVLVIQNDIGNRFSPTVIIAAITAQIQKAKLPTHVEIDAARYGFERDSVILLEQVRTIDKSRLTDKITQLDDHLMEKVDEALEISFGLVKF; this is encoded by the coding sequence TTGGCAATTAAACGTGGAGACGTCTTTTTTGCAGATCTGTCGCCTGTCGTCGGTTCAGAACAGGGAGGGACGAGACCGGTCCTGGTCATCCAAAATGACATAGGAAACCGGTTCAGTCCGACAGTGATCATTGCAGCAATTACTGCGCAAATCCAAAAAGCGAAATTGCCTACACATGTTGAAATCGATGCGGCGCGTTATGGTTTCGAGCGGGATTCGGTTATTCTGCTCGAACAGGTCCGCACGATCGACAAGTCGAGGCTGACTGATAAAATTACGCAGCTAGATGATCATTTGATGGAAAAGGTCGATGAAGCGTTGGAGATAAGCTTTGGCCTCGTCAAATTTTGA
- a CDS encoding transcriptional regulator, with translation MLTLRANKNMKEVIVKIPKRMLNENEHTVVHQEPERGDFVYISTRRYVSDYEADTIREEMMKGYVEMSQINLKIAAECLHVEFEAQHTVERLVSGG, from the coding sequence GTGCTGACGTTGCGAGCTAATAAAAACATGAAGGAAGTCATTGTTAAGATTCCGAAACGGATGCTGAATGAAAATGAACATACGGTCGTCCATCAGGAGCCGGAACGTGGTGATTTCGTTTATATTTCGACAAGGCGATATGTGTCTGACTACGAAGCGGACACGATCCGAGAAGAAATGATGAAGGGCTATGTCGAAATGTCGCAAATCAATCTGAAAATTGCCGCGGAATGCTTGCATGTTGAGTTTGAAGCCCAGCATACGGTGGAACGTCTCGTAAGCGGAGGATGA